A window of Malania oleifera isolate guangnan ecotype guangnan chromosome 2, ASM2987363v1, whole genome shotgun sequence genomic DNA:
acaaaaaaacaaaaaaacaggaaaaaaaaaaaaaacaaactacaCATGAGAGAATGGAGAGGGTACTGTGTTCCAATTCGGAAATTACTTAATTAAATGTACTTCTTGGCTAGCCTCCTTCTCGAAAACCAATCATGCATATCATTTTCTGTATCTGATCTAGCTCTGAGTCGATCAGAAATGGTGTGGGCGAGAGGCACTGGAAGCCCAGTGCAAAACATCGGGAGGGATCTGGCAATTCAAAGGAGTCGGAGTAGAGGCGATGGCTGCAACACTAGTACTGTACACTGACATGGTAGACATGCTAGAGCCGGTTCGCGACTGTTCCATTACCTTACTAGCTCCTTCTTCGTGACGATGATGATGaggttgatgatgatgatgatgattctGATGCTTATGATCGCCACCTTCTTCCCCTTCACCACCACCGCTGCCAGTTAGGGCAGCAGCCACCGCCGGAAGCCGGTGGAAAGGCGGGCTCACGAACGTAGCTGCCACGACGATCACCGGTGCCTGAGCTACCACCTTGCCGGCGATGATCCCTCCGAACACCTGGCCCTGAGACCCTGCAAGAGAAATAGAAAAAGCAGAACAAGACGGTGGTGATGAAGCAGAAGGATTAGCAGCGGGAGATGACGAGGCTGACGAGGACGACGAGCCGCTGGGACCCACGTAGGTCCCGGACAGCGAGACGATGTGAAGGGGCCCATGCAGTGATATCGTCGGCGCGTGGGCCATGGGGTGGCGGAGCGTGACGTTAGAGATGGTGCCGGAGCCGCTCATGATGCTGAGCCCCACGTGCCGGCGTCGCGCAAACTCCACCACCTGCTCCACGACGTCGGATCCCGCCGAGATCTCCAGGACCACCGGCTTCATCGCCGTGTCGCTGTCCCTTGTGATCACGATGGGCGGCTTCGGCTTGTTCTTCGACCCCGGCGGCCTCCCCCTCGGCTTCCGAATGATCTCCCCCATCGACGTCACCATCTCTCCGCCGCCCCCGCTTCTGCTTCCGTAGGCCTTTCCACGGGAGGATCCGACAGCGGAGAGCGGCTGCAGGCTTCGAGGGCTCTGCTCCTCGTCTTCGTCGTCGGAGGTATGGGACATGTCCCTGGCTTGCGAAAGCGAGATCACCCGGCCGTAATCCGCCATCTTTGGGAGCTCTCCGACGACTATGTTTCTCTCTCTTGTGTAACGTTTAGGAGTGAGAGAGGGTGAAAATGAAGAAGCTGCCCTGTTTACGTTATATAGTCAGTTTGAGATGTGGGCCCCATTTTAGAGAGAGGGattgaattttagagagagaaaattggGTGGCCATTTGGAATGGAGGGACTTGGGCCATTGAACGCAATTTGAAAATGGGAGCCCACAAAAAGGTGGGCCCTGCGGTTCGTGGAATCCATCTCAAACTCGCTTCTCTCTGATCTGTATGCGTTGGGGTTTGGACTTCGTCGTTGATAAAACGACAACGTTTCTTCGTCGTTTTATTCATTCCTTTCCATTCCTTGGGAGTTGAGACTGGCGCTGCGCTACTCGCCTCACGCTCCCTTCCAGCACGTGCAACGCGGCGTAGATATTGATTCTACATTTCTACTTCCCCCTGCCACGGTGTCATCTTAGGTTGACGCGTTTTAGATATGGCCGTTTTTGCCAAGAatattctctctttttttttttgcgacAGACAAAAAAAAATAACGTATTTAcagatttaaatatattttatgttttctttaaaattagatTAAGAttgttgaattaaaaaaaaaattcatttttaaagcatttatatttatttaatttttttaataactaaACATCAAAAATTATATTACTCGATCgatcattttatctttttttcaaatttttcaaatttaaatagaatcgtacatttattttttaaaatatcttttagTTATTTACACCGTCAAGT
This region includes:
- the LOC131148749 gene encoding AT-hook motif nuclear-localized protein 17-like, which translates into the protein MADYGRVISLSQARDMSHTSDDEDEEQSPRSLQPLSAVGSSRGKAYGSRSGGGGEMVTSMGEIIRKPRGRPPGSKNKPKPPIVITRDSDTAMKPVVLEISAGSDVVEQVVEFARRRHVGLSIMSGSGTISNVTLRHPMAHAPTISLHGPLHIVSLSGTYVGPSGSSSSSASSSPAANPSASSPPSCSAFSISLAGSQGQVFGGIIAGKVVAQAPVIVVAATFVSPPFHRLPAVAAALTGSGGGEGEEGGDHKHQNHHHHHQPHHHRHEEGASKVMEQSRTGSSMSTMSVYSTSVAAIASTPTPLNCQIPPDVLHWASSASRPHHF